The following coding sequences lie in one Globicephala melas chromosome 15, mGloMel1.2, whole genome shotgun sequence genomic window:
- the LOC132593487 gene encoding sarcalumenin has product MKALVLLCCFVASLLLPGQAEEAEDVSEETPLRDRSHIEKTLMLNEDKPTDDYSVVLQRLRKIYHSSIKPLEQSYKYNELRQHEITDGEITSKPMVLFLGPWSVGKSTMINYLLGLENTRYQLYTGAEPTTSEFTVLMHGPKLKTIEGIVMAADSARSFSPLEKFGQNFLEKLIGIEVPHKLLERVTFVDTPGIIENRKQQERGYPFNDVCQWFIDRADLIFVVFDPTKLDVGLELEMLFRQLKGRESQIRIILNKADNLAMQMLMRVYGALFWSLAPLINVTEPPRVYVSSFWPYDYKPDTHWDLFLREEISLLEDLNQVIENRLENKIAFIRQHAIRVRIHALLVDRYLQTYKDKMTFFSDGELVFKDIVEDPDKFYIFKTILAKTNVSKFDLPNREAYKDFFGINPISSFKLLSQQCSYMGGCFLDKIERAITQELPSLLGSLGLGKNPGALNCDKTGCGETPKNRYRKP; this is encoded by the exons AAGAGGCGGAAGATGTGAGTGAGGAAACCCCGCTGAGGGACCGCTCCCACATTGAGAAAACTCTGATGCTGAATGAGGACAAGCCAACTGATGATTACTCTG TGGTGCTGCAGCGGCTTCGAAAGATCTACCACTCATCCATCAAGCCCCTGGAGCAGTCTTACAAATACAATGAGCTTCGGCAGCACGAGATCACAG ATGGGGAAATCACATCCAAGCCAATGGTGCTGTTCCTGGGACCGTGGAGTGTTGGCAAATCCACCATGATAAACTATCTCCTTGGGCTGGAAAACACTCGCTACCAGCTCTATACAG GCGCCGAGCCCACCACCTCCGAGTTCACGGTCCTCATGCACGGGCCCAAGTTGAAGACCATCGAGGGTATCGTCATGGCTGCTGACAGTGCCCGGTCATTCTCGCCCCTTGAGAAGTTTGGCCAGAATTTCCTGGAGAAGCTGATCGGCATTGAGGTTCCCCACAAACTTCTGGAGCGGGTCACATTTGTGGATACGCCAGGCATCATCGAGAACCGCAAGCAACAAGAAAGAG GTTACCCGTTCAACGACGTGTGCCAGTGGTTCATCGACAGAGCGGACCTCATCTTTGTTGTCTTTGACCCAACCAAGCTGGACGTGGGTCTGGAGCTGGAGATGCTCTTCCGCCAGCTGAAGGGGCGCGAGTCCCAAATAAGGATCATCCTGAACAAAGCTGACAACCTGGCCATGCAGATGCTCATGAGGGTCTATGGGGCCCTCTTCTGGAGCCTGGCCCCGCTCATCAACGTCACGGAGCCCCCAAGGGTGTACGTCAGCTCCTTCTGGCCATATGACTACAAGCCTGACACCCACTGGGACCTGTTTCTCAGGGAAGAGATCTCCCTCCTGGAAGACCTGAATCAGGTGATTGAGAACAGGCTGGAGAACAAGATTGCCTTCATCCGCCAGCATGCCATCCGGGTCCGCATTCACGCCCTCCTGGTCGACCGCTACCTGCAGACATACAAGGACAAAATGACCTTCTTCAGTGATGGGGAACTGGTCTTTAAGGACATCGTGGAAGACCCTGATAAATTCTACATCTTCAAGACCATCCTGGCAAAGACCAACGTCAGCAAATTTGACCTTCCCAACCGCGAGGCCTATAAGGACTTCTTTGGCATCAACCCTATCTCCAGTTTCAAGCTCCTGTCCCAGCAGTGTTCCTACATGGGAGGTTGCTTTCTGGATAAGATTGAGCGGGCCATCACCCAGGAGCTCCCCAGCCTCCTGGGAAGCCTTGGGCTGGGGAAGAATCCAGGTGCTCTCAACTGTGACAAAACAGGGTGTGGTGAAACCCCAAAGAATCGCTATAGGAAACCCTAG
- the LOC138842325 gene encoding golgin subfamily A member 6-like protein 2, whose product MEDEASVIPGAAGRPLLPAGLTEKAQELQVSASGGTEDVGSLLENHFSAGDPSLEEKERALQAEASPGETNPLLHPTDGREAGGSEKTAAGAPATNRLGSDPEASLSKASASESAPPGEPAGSGEEDTGPPGASALPPGVEGAPGEEGAPELSSGEGPGLEAEGQAGSGEVSEEAAEALGDDPAQEAAAGPPEPEDSGDSLSKEVETGREGSPGPGQESELPDGVADLDAEAAEGAEDQGEPSPSPASDTRAEVGGAQEDRPAEGMPEDHEDAASYEEEGGEESEEDSGDGASSEEKGGSSEEEEAGEEVVEGAQEAAGSASSGEEGARPSAEELHAGPEGAEAQEPKEEGPQGRGSQGCSGHLRGGGGLAGAWRLLWELGRLRSSRRSCV is encoded by the coding sequence AACTGCAAGTTTCCGCTTCGGGTGGCACAGAAGATGTTGGCAGTTTGTTGGAGAATCATTTCTCTGCTGGAGACCCAAGTctagaggagaaggaaagggcgCTTCAGGCAGAAGCGTCCCCTGGAGAGACGAACCCGCTCCTTCACcccacagatggcagggaggctgggggctCGGAGAAGACAGCCGCCGGGGCCCCCGCCACCAACCGCCTGGGCTCTGATCCTGAAGCCAGCCTCTCCAAAGCCTCAGCCTCCGAGTCAGCTCCCCCCGGGGAACCTGCGGGGTCTGGGGAGGAAGATACGGGCCCACCTGGAGCAAGCGCCCTTCCCCCAGGAGTGGAGGGGGCGCCCGGGGAGGAGGGGGCGCCAGAGCTCAGCTCAGGAGAGGGCCCAGGACTGGAGGCGGAGGGACAAGCTGGGAGTGGCGAGGTCTCCGAGGAAGCCGCGGAGGCGCTAGGGGACGACCCCGCGCAGGAAGCAGCAGCAGGGCCCCCAGAGCCTGAAGACTCAGGGGACTCTCTCAGCAAGGAGGTCGAGACAGGAAGGGAGGGCAGCCCAGGGCCCGGTCAGGAGTCAGAATTGCCAGATGGAGTCGCGGACTTGGACGCAGAAGCCGCGGAGGGGGCGGAGGACCAGGgggagcccagccccagcccagcgtCGGACACGCGCGCAGAGGTGGGGGGTGCGCAGGAGGACCGCCCCGCAGAGGGGATGCCCGAGGACCATGAGGACGCGGCCTCCTACGAAGAAGAGGGGGGCGAAGAATCCGAAGAGGACAGCGGCGACGGGGCTAGTTCGGAAGAAAAAGGGGGCTCCTCGGAAGAGGAAGAAGCCGGGGAGGAAGTCGTGGAAGGAGCCCAGGAAGCGGCGGGAAGCGCGAGCAGCGGGGAGGAGGGGGCCCGACCGAGCGCTGAGGAGTTGCACGCGGGGCCCGAGGGGGCCGAGGCGCAGGAGCCCAAGGAGGAGGGGCCTCAGGGTAGGGGATCCCAGGGCTGCTCCGGGCACCTCCGCGGGGGAGGAGGGCTGGCGGGGGCGTGGCGGCTGCTCTGGGAATTGGGACGGCTGCGGTCTTCCCGGAGGTCTTGTGTTTAG